A single genomic interval of Mucilaginibacter boryungensis harbors:
- a CDS encoding SusC/RagA family TonB-linked outer membrane protein — MKKYCGRLLPVMSKTMHFSGYTLLITFLCAWLLFAGNTKAQTVDELKVTLNIDRASLKQVFDTVQQKTGLQFIYNDDLIARHKGISVNVKDQPLSRVLSGLLNRRGLTYLQQNKKIIIAERVITPSSRQVASGINGTVVDEKNDPMPGVTVTLIELKKTLATDNEGRFRFVAPAGTYSIEAKMIGYNTKTTTGIVVLADKPAIVTIAISFGQSQLNEVVVTALGIKREEKALGYATTTISSEQLNNAISNNWTDALSGKVAGLNLLRSNGGPAGSNRIILRGENSLSGTTEALIVVDGVVMSSSSGRATGNGISYNDPTGAPTDYGTSINDINPEDVESISVLKGPGATALYGARGAGGAILITTKSANPKTKGIGINFSSNTSLETASRWPDYQYEYGQGDTGTDYYSYGNTVDGNNLGATSNAFGPKFDGQSFFQYDRNTQTTGTARTPWVAYPNNRKDFFVMGKTFTNTLSLEGVTKDASIRLSYSNLHNNWIIPNTGYDRNTVALSVSQKVTNKLSVSGKVNYINRSSDNLPAVGYSNQTIMYSIIRMVPNASIEDFKQYWKPGQEDVLQNRPYSQAGDNPYLAAYEMLNKSKRNSVTGFVQANYQFTKALSLTAKASLDMSYDERSQQRPKNTRSYQDGMYRTQNIFNREINTDFLLKYKKDLTKLITSDISFGGSILKNNYKKDETRAERLFTPGIFNFANSIDLPLSYPYSSQFGVTSLYALASFSYSNYLYLDITGRQDWSSTLYSESGNVQGFFYPSLNLSFIASDKFKLPETISFLKFRGSVARVGSGGTTPYLTSYVYQSETNFPSGLTNPTSIANLNLKPESTLSIEFGMEVKLFGGRLGADISVYQSNTKDQILSVPVDRASGYNAAILNSGEVRNRGVEITLNGMPVRKGKFSWTISSTFTANRNKVLSLADSVETLQLQKGPGSRGSIEARVGGSMGDLYGLGYQRAPDGQIVYENGYPVKTINTRLLANIYPKWKTSVGNEFKYGAFRVNVLFDAQFGGKAYSHTHANNAMTGQLKSTLPGRYNGLIGDGVIKNPDGTYRKNDVAAGEIWNYYFEHFNTDNVEANLFKTDFIKLREARLDFNFPARIVSKLRVQRASIGIYGRDLLIISNWPSFDPEFGTINNGLIQTGFEIGQFPATRTFGVNLNVKF, encoded by the coding sequence ATGAAAAAATATTGCGGCAGACTTCTGCCGGTAATGAGCAAAACTATGCATTTTTCTGGCTACACCCTATTAATAACTTTTTTGTGCGCCTGGCTATTATTTGCCGGAAATACAAAGGCGCAAACTGTCGACGAGCTCAAAGTTACCCTGAATATCGATCGGGCCAGCCTGAAGCAGGTCTTTGACACCGTTCAGCAAAAAACAGGGTTACAGTTCATTTATAACGACGACCTCATAGCCCGGCACAAAGGGATCAGCGTCAATGTAAAAGATCAACCCTTATCCCGAGTCCTTTCCGGACTATTGAACAGGCGCGGATTAACTTACCTTCAACAAAATAAAAAGATCATTATCGCGGAGCGGGTGATAACGCCGTCAAGCAGGCAGGTTGCATCAGGCATCAATGGCACCGTTGTCGATGAAAAAAACGATCCCATGCCCGGCGTTACGGTCACCCTGATCGAATTAAAAAAGACGCTGGCAACGGATAACGAAGGTCGATTTCGTTTTGTTGCGCCAGCGGGGACCTATTCAATCGAGGCTAAAATGATTGGCTATAATACAAAAACTACAACCGGAATTGTAGTGCTGGCAGATAAACCGGCTATCGTAACCATTGCGATTTCTTTTGGCCAAAGCCAACTGAACGAGGTGGTGGTTACGGCATTGGGCATCAAACGTGAGGAAAAGGCACTGGGTTATGCCACGACCACGATTTCCAGCGAGCAGTTGAATAACGCCATTTCCAACAATTGGACCGATGCACTTTCCGGAAAAGTAGCCGGCTTGAACCTACTTAGGTCAAACGGAGGCCCGGCAGGATCGAACAGGATCATCCTCCGTGGTGAAAATTCGCTTTCAGGCACAACCGAAGCCCTGATCGTCGTGGATGGGGTGGTAATGAGCAGTTCCAGCGGACGTGCAACCGGTAACGGTATTTCCTATAATGACCCCACCGGTGCGCCTACTGATTATGGCACCAGTATTAACGATATCAATCCCGAGGATGTGGAATCTATTTCCGTACTAAAAGGACCTGGCGCCACGGCTTTATATGGCGCGCGCGGTGCAGGTGGTGCGATTTTGATCACCACGAAATCAGCCAATCCGAAAACGAAAGGGATCGGAATAAATTTCAGCAGTAACACCAGTCTGGAGACCGCATCGAGGTGGCCGGACTATCAGTATGAATATGGCCAGGGGGATACAGGAACAGATTACTATTCGTATGGGAACACAGTCGATGGCAATAACCTTGGCGCGACCAGTAACGCTTTCGGCCCTAAATTCGATGGACAGTCTTTTTTTCAGTATGACCGAAATACACAGACAACCGGAACAGCCCGGACCCCCTGGGTAGCCTATCCGAACAATCGCAAGGATTTTTTTGTGATGGGTAAAACTTTTACTAATACTCTTTCTTTAGAAGGAGTAACCAAAGACGCTTCCATAAGATTAAGTTATTCAAATTTGCATAACAACTGGATCATTCCTAATACCGGTTATGACCGTAATACTGTGGCCCTGAGCGTAAGCCAAAAGGTTACCAATAAACTATCTGTCAGCGGCAAAGTAAATTATATCAATCGCTCAAGTGATAATTTGCCTGCCGTGGGTTACAGTAATCAGACGATTATGTACAGCATCATCAGAATGGTACCCAACGCCTCAATAGAGGATTTTAAACAATACTGGAAACCCGGTCAGGAAGACGTATTGCAAAACCGACCTTACAGCCAGGCTGGCGATAACCCCTATCTGGCGGCTTATGAAATGCTTAATAAATCTAAGCGGAATTCCGTAACCGGATTTGTTCAGGCTAACTATCAGTTCACAAAGGCCCTAAGTTTGACGGCAAAAGCCTCACTGGATATGTCTTATGACGAACGGTCACAGCAACGACCGAAGAACACAAGAAGTTATCAGGACGGGATGTACCGCACCCAAAATATTTTCAACCGGGAAATTAATACTGATTTTTTATTGAAATATAAGAAAGATCTGACCAAGCTAATTACCAGCGATATTTCCTTCGGTGGAAGTATATTGAAAAACAACTACAAAAAAGACGAGACCCGTGCAGAGCGGTTGTTTACGCCCGGCATTTTCAATTTTGCCAATAGTATTGACCTTCCGTTATCCTACCCTTATAGTAGTCAGTTCGGTGTCACCAGCTTATATGCCTTAGCATCTTTTAGCTACAGTAATTATCTGTATCTGGATATAACAGGCCGGCAGGATTGGTCAAGTACTCTATACTCGGAGTCGGGAAACGTGCAGGGATTTTTTTATCCGTCATTAAATCTAAGCTTTATCGCTTCGGATAAGTTCAAACTCCCGGAAACCATATCATTTCTAAAGTTCCGCGGATCGGTAGCCCGCGTCGGCAGCGGCGGGACAACACCTTATCTGACTTCTTATGTTTATCAGTCTGAGACCAACTTTCCCTCGGGGTTAACCAATCCAACAAGTATTGCCAATCTAAACCTTAAGCCCGAAAGCACATTAAGCATTGAATTCGGCATGGAAGTCAAGCTTTTTGGCGGCAGATTGGGTGCAGATATCTCCGTTTATCAAAGTAACACCAAAGATCAGATCCTTAGTGTACCGGTCGACCGTGCCTCAGGTTATAACGCGGCGATACTTAATTCAGGAGAGGTTAGAAACCGTGGCGTGGAGATAACCCTGAACGGAATGCCCGTACGAAAAGGAAAGTTTTCCTGGACCATAAGTTCAACGTTCACGGCCAATCGTAACAAGGTGCTGTCCCTGGCCGACAGTGTTGAAACGCTGCAGCTTCAAAAAGGCCCTGGATCAAGAGGTTCAATAGAAGCGCGGGTAGGCGGTTCGATGGGTGACCTTTACGGTTTAGGCTATCAGCGCGCACCGGATGGACAGATCGTTTATGAAAATGGCTATCCCGTTAAAACAATTAATACCAGGCTGCTGGCTAATATTTATCCTAAGTGGAAAACCAGTGTTGGCAACGAGTTTAAATACGGCGCTTTTCGGGTTAACGTGCTGTTTGATGCGCAATTTGGCGGGAAAGCCTATTCACATACGCACGCCAATAACGCCATGACCGGGCAATTAAAAAGTACCTTACCCGGCAGATACAACGGTTTAATTGGTGACGGCGTGATCAAAAACCCGGATGGAACTTACCGGAAGAACGATGTTGCGGCCGGCGAGATCTGGAACTATTATTTTGAACATTTTAACACGGACAATGTAGAAGCCAACCTGTTCAAAACCGATTTTATCAAGTTAAGGGAAGCCCGGTTGGATTTTAATTTTCCTGCCAGAATCGTCAGCAAACTGCGTGTACAAAGAGCATCCATCGGGATTTATGGCAGAGATCTGCTGATCATCAGCAACTGGCCCTCCTTTGACCCGGAATTTGGGACCATCAACAACGGACTGATTCAAACCGGATTTGAAATCGGTCAGTTTCCGGCAACCCGGACATTTGGCGTTAACCTTAATGTGAAATTTTAA
- a CDS encoding RNA polymerase sigma-70 factor, producing MANKRHVSSDENELLKMLSNGSQEAFALIYNKYSEKLLMYVGKVIKDEVAAQDIVQDLFITVWQRRLEMEKVESLGAYLTTSARYKAFTYIRNNLYKQNFAASISAYLESYDNSLQETLQARELETLIDQEIERLPERMRAVYIMSRKEHFSHKEIAEKLNIADTTVKKQIGKVLKQFKLRLDKLYSMLL from the coding sequence ATGGCTAACAAAAGACATGTTTCGTCCGACGAGAATGAACTGCTTAAAATGCTTTCGAATGGAAGTCAGGAAGCTTTTGCGCTGATCTACAACAAATATTCCGAAAAGCTGCTGATGTATGTTGGTAAGGTAATTAAGGATGAAGTTGCGGCACAGGATATTGTTCAGGATCTTTTTATTACCGTCTGGCAGCGCCGCCTTGAAATGGAAAAGGTAGAATCATTGGGTGCTTATCTAACCACATCCGCCCGCTATAAAGCATTTACTTATATCAGGAACAATTTATATAAACAAAATTTCGCAGCTTCCATTTCTGCATACCTTGAAAGCTATGATAATTCCCTGCAGGAAACACTGCAGGCCAGGGAACTCGAGACTTTGATCGATCAGGAAATTGAAAGATTACCCGAAAGGATGCGTGCTGTTTATATAATGAGCCGAAAGGAGCACTTTTCGCATAAAGAAATCGCTGAAAAGTTAAATATTGCCGACACGACGGTAAAAAAGCAGATAGGTAAAGTCTTGAAACAATTTAAGTTGAGACTGGATAAATTGTATTCCATGCTTTTATAA
- a CDS encoding FecR family protein, which yields MTDKQIQQLVDRYIQGQASETESRMLESWYAKEERQSTWTIDQHTKEDIINAIEQNIKARSFTPAKRSTARYWLAAAACLLVTLSVWVLVESRLSSTHYPVEYTVISSAAGKTLNVTLDDGSSITLNSATVIKYPKKFDSRVRRVIIVNGEAFFDVKHENERPFIVESGGINTQVLGTAFNIASYKNSETIRVTVNRGKVSVTRDAKDRNASRNNQVILLPDDQVIINRSGGDMVKHKVVAKDISGWTAGRIMFAGESMADVASILDSRFKTHISFSEDTIKRTHVSGGFEASDSIDDILFALGKANHFVYTKKGQQILIHFDK from the coding sequence ATGACTGATAAGCAAATCCAGCAATTAGTAGACCGGTATATCCAAGGGCAGGCAAGTGAAACTGAATCGCGCATGTTAGAGTCCTGGTATGCAAAAGAAGAAAGGCAATCGACCTGGACGATCGATCAGCATACAAAGGAAGATATCATTAATGCTATTGAGCAAAATATAAAAGCTCGGTCATTTACGCCGGCCAAAAGATCAACTGCCCGTTATTGGTTGGCCGCCGCGGCTTGTTTACTGGTTACCTTATCGGTATGGGTTCTCGTCGAAAGCCGTTTATCCAGTACGCATTATCCTGTTGAATATACAGTAATTTCTTCGGCTGCCGGTAAAACACTGAACGTTACCCTTGATGACGGATCGAGCATTACACTAAATTCGGCAACTGTTATCAAGTATCCGAAAAAGTTTGACAGCCGTGTAAGAAGGGTTATAATTGTGAACGGGGAAGCTTTTTTTGATGTCAAACACGAGAATGAACGCCCTTTTATCGTCGAATCCGGCGGTATCAATACCCAAGTGCTGGGGACGGCATTTAATATTGCCAGTTATAAAAATTCAGAGACCATCCGGGTTACGGTGAACCGGGGGAAGGTAAGTGTGACACGGGATGCTAAAGACAGAAATGCCAGCCGGAACAACCAGGTTATCTTGCTACCCGATGATCAAGTCATCATTAACCGATCTGGCGGCGATATGGTCAAACATAAAGTAGTAGCAAAAGACATTTCTGGCTGGACCGCTGGCCGAATAATGTTTGCAGGCGAGTCGATGGCAGATGTAGCTTCCATCCTGGATAGCCGCTTTAAAACACATATTTCTTTCAGCGAGGATACTATTAAAAGGACTCACGTATCGGGTGGATTCGAAGCATCAGATAGTATTGATGACATCCTGTTTGCCTTAGGTAAGGCCAATCATTTTGTTTATACCAAGAAAGGACAACAGATCCTTATCCATTTTGATAAATAG
- a CDS encoding Crp/Fnr family transcriptional regulator: protein MIKSLLNSIQNLITLSPEEIGVVTALFKEKSYKKGDFFLEEGRICKYAGFVAKGLFRYYTNHDGEEKTYAFSQENDFVCNYESFLSQKPSSKIIQALEDCDVLIISYADLQTFYTNIREGERFGRMVIEAVFLQLLKDINSFYTETPELRYDRFLKNHADLQQRISQYHIASFVGVKPQSLSRIRKRFFIKP from the coding sequence ATGATCAAAAGCCTGCTTAATAGCATACAAAATCTGATAACGCTAAGCCCGGAAGAGATTGGTGTAGTAACCGCTTTATTTAAAGAAAAGTCATATAAAAAAGGAGACTTTTTTTTAGAAGAGGGCCGGATTTGCAAATATGCTGGTTTTGTAGCAAAAGGCTTATTCCGCTACTATACCAACCACGACGGCGAGGAGAAGACCTATGCTTTTTCCCAGGAAAATGATTTTGTATGTAATTATGAAAGTTTTCTTTCGCAAAAGCCATCGTCCAAAATAATACAGGCTTTAGAGGACTGCGATGTTCTGATCATCTCCTATGCAGACCTGCAAACATTTTATACCAATATCCGTGAAGGAGAACGTTTTGGCAGGATGGTAATTGAGGCCGTTTTCTTACAGCTACTGAAGGATATAAATTCCTTTTATACCGAAACACCTGAACTTCGTTATGACAGATTCCTAAAAAATCACGCTGATCTGCAGCAAAGAATCTCGCAGTACCATATCGCTTCATTCGTTGGTGTTAAACCGCAATCCCTCAGCCGCATCCGAAAAAGATTTTTTATAAAGCCATAG
- a CDS encoding DUF4267 domain-containing protein → MTTKISYAVAFLLGLGLIFLGARFFFNPEAATAAFGIHLNSNGDYSFHYTKGIRDIFSGILLCTFVIMNQRKAVGVTLLAGALIPIVDMLIVLSKSYTGVAQALSHMIAIFLCSVFGIILLATKPKNAAQ, encoded by the coding sequence ATGACAACAAAAATTTCTTACGCAGTAGCATTTTTATTAGGCCTGGGATTGATTTTCCTGGGCGCCCGTTTCTTTTTTAATCCTGAAGCAGCAACCGCGGCCTTCGGTATACATTTAAATTCAAACGGCGATTATTCTTTCCATTATACTAAAGGCATCAGGGATATTTTCTCCGGCATCCTCCTGTGCACTTTCGTTATAATGAATCAAAGGAAGGCCGTGGGTGTTACTTTATTAGCGGGGGCACTAATCCCGATTGTTGATATGCTTATCGTACTGAGCAAAAGCTACACCGGAGTTGCCCAGGCCCTATCGCATATGATTGCAATCTTCTTATGTTCCGTATTCGGCATCATTTTGCTGGCCACCAAACCTAAAAACGCAGCGCAGTGA
- a CDS encoding cupin domain-containing protein: MKKQGYIKLISSAGNNKFSNIELNILPGEKTPWHYHNLFSETFEVLKGTLKVGKGKDIRHLIEGDIVTIEPNEKHFYHNISSDECIIKVNLDPGNKNFENALFILKGLAKDGLASAAGTPRKFTDLTLFVYLSNSRMIGSQKIAEPVFNFFAKMAIRKGYLNKLIKKYCE; this comes from the coding sequence GTGAAAAAACAAGGATATATTAAGCTGATCAGTTCAGCCGGCAACAATAAATTCAGTAACATAGAGCTGAATATTCTACCAGGCGAAAAAACGCCCTGGCATTACCATAATTTGTTTTCGGAAACATTTGAGGTGCTGAAAGGCACACTGAAAGTGGGAAAAGGTAAAGACATTCGTCATTTAATTGAAGGAGACATCGTAACTATAGAACCTAACGAAAAACATTTTTATCACAATATTTCCAGTGATGAGTGTATCATAAAGGTCAACCTTGATCCTGGCAATAAAAACTTTGAAAACGCGCTTTTCATTTTAAAAGGACTTGCTAAAGACGGCTTGGCAAGCGCGGCCGGAACGCCACGTAAATTTACAGACCTGACCCTTTTTGTTTACTTAAGCAACTCACGAATGATCGGATCGCAAAAAATAGCCGAGCCTGTATTCAATTTTTTCGCAAAAATGGCGATTAGAAAGGGGTATTTAAATAAGTTGATAAAAAAGTACTGTGAATAA
- a CDS encoding cupin domain-containing protein: MTNSKQMPIIVDPQGGEILAVVGGNYHILVSGKQTNGAFATIEMLVPPQNGPGPHSHANYYETFYIVDGEVEVHSEAGSYIAKKGAFVVIPKGGVVHYFKNVSNKMAQLLCTVVPAGLEVFFEEIGEPVAAGEFLPPPPMNPETIEKLRAIAQKHGQEVYPPNFLN; encoded by the coding sequence ATGACGAATTCAAAACAAATGCCAATAATAGTAGATCCCCAGGGCGGAGAAATATTAGCGGTAGTAGGTGGTAACTATCACATACTTGTTTCAGGTAAGCAAACCAACGGCGCCTTTGCTACCATAGAAATGCTGGTGCCGCCTCAAAACGGCCCGGGCCCTCATTCTCATGCAAATTATTACGAGACTTTTTATATCGTCGACGGCGAGGTGGAAGTGCATTCCGAAGCCGGTTCCTACATTGCCAAAAAAGGCGCCTTCGTAGTCATACCCAAAGGCGGCGTGGTCCACTATTTTAAAAATGTCAGTAATAAAATGGCTCAATTGCTTTGTACGGTGGTTCCCGCAGGTCTGGAAGTATTTTTTGAAGAAATAGGCGAGCCAGTAGCAGCCGGTGAATTTCTTCCACCTCCTCCGATGAATCCTGAAACAATTGAAAAATTACGGGCGATTGCGCAAAAACACGGCCAGGAAGTATATCCTCCTAATTTCCTGAATTAA
- a CDS encoding bifunctional helix-turn-helix transcriptional regulator/GNAT family N-acetyltransferase, whose translation MNFYNNVGKMGLGSRLRRLGELLSEQASLVYGLYDVALQPKWFPVFYALSGGEEKSITQIAEEIGHSHPSVSTIVKEMLKNNVVTESSNKGDGRKNYVKLSDKGRSINERIQPQYQDVNAAIERAMAETQYNIWKAVEEWEFLLNQQSLFKRVESEKKRRESKDVQIVPYADEYQAVFKKLNEEWITTYFTMEETDYKSLDHPREYILDRGGHIFIALYKGQAVGTCALIKMQDSTFELAKMAVSVAAKGKGIGWLLGNAAIQKAKELGATKLYLESNTILKPAIALYHKLGFKKIIGVPSPYDRCNIQMELTL comes from the coding sequence ATGAATTTTTATAATAACGTTGGTAAAATGGGGCTCGGAAGCAGATTAAGGAGATTGGGCGAACTGCTATCCGAGCAGGCATCACTGGTGTATGGACTCTATGATGTAGCTCTCCAACCTAAATGGTTCCCTGTATTTTACGCCCTCTCTGGCGGAGAGGAAAAATCTATTACCCAAATTGCAGAGGAGATCGGTCACTCGCACCCTTCAGTCAGTACAATTGTTAAGGAGATGCTGAAGAACAACGTGGTAACTGAAAGTTCCAATAAAGGTGACGGACGAAAAAACTACGTAAAACTAAGTGATAAAGGACGTTCTATCAATGAACGCATACAGCCGCAGTACCAGGATGTAAATGCAGCTATTGAACGCGCAATGGCCGAGACCCAGTACAACATTTGGAAAGCTGTTGAAGAGTGGGAATTTCTGTTGAACCAGCAAAGTTTGTTTAAACGGGTGGAATCCGAAAAGAAGCGTCGAGAGAGTAAAGATGTGCAAATTGTCCCTTATGCTGACGAATATCAGGCTGTTTTTAAAAAGCTGAACGAGGAATGGATCACCACCTATTTCACAATGGAGGAAACTGACTATAAATCGCTTGATCATCCCCGGGAATATATACTGGACAGGGGCGGACATATCTTTATTGCGCTTTATAAAGGCCAGGCCGTAGGCACCTGTGCACTAATAAAGATGCAAGACAGCACATTTGAACTCGCCAAAATGGCCGTGTCAGTCGCCGCTAAAGGCAAAGGCATTGGCTGGCTTCTGGGTAATGCCGCTATTCAGAAAGCTAAAGAGCTTGGTGCCACGAAACTTTATTTAGAGAGTAATACGATATTAAAGCCCGCCATAGCCCTTTATCACAAGCTGGGTTTTAAAAAAATAATAGGAGTACCTTCACCCTATGATCGCTGTAACATCCAGATGGAATTAACACTTTAA
- a CDS encoding DUF2000 domain-containing protein, whose product MYPNKIIIILRDDLKTWQKLNVTSFLAGAIAIKFTELHGNNLVTASGNSYLPFIKQPILVYKANNSDQMSRVFNRAKERDLHIGIYSSTLFATMTETDNLKAIASRTDEDQDLVGLVIYGDSKKADKAIDGLKFHD is encoded by the coding sequence ATGTATCCCAATAAGATAATAATCATTTTACGCGACGATTTAAAAACCTGGCAAAAACTAAATGTAACAAGTTTCCTGGCCGGAGCCATAGCTATTAAATTTACGGAGCTGCATGGCAATAATTTAGTAACAGCCTCAGGCAATAGTTATTTGCCCTTTATCAAACAGCCGATATTGGTTTATAAAGCGAATAATTCCGATCAGATGAGTCGGGTTTTTAACCGGGCGAAAGAGCGTGATCTGCATATCGGTATTTATTCATCCACTTTGTTTGCCACTATGACTGAGACGGACAACCTTAAAGCAATAGCAAGCCGTACTGATGAGGATCAAGACCTCGTCGGCCTCGTAATTTATGGCGACAGTAAAAAAGCTGATAAAGCCATAGACGGATTGAAATTTCACGATTAA
- a CDS encoding class I SAM-dependent methyltransferase, with amino-acid sequence MTNNLKDLHGNIDIYLFDQLLKGRFDNCQTILDAGCGGGRNLHYFMSNGFNVYGIDADANAIAAVQQLSARLAPGNPVNNFVVSGLEDLPYTDNSFALVICSGVLHFATDDDHFDTMLRSMWRVLKPGGFFFARLASSIGIETLIKPLGNSRYYLPDGSIRYLVNEEALLKYTTELGGELFEPIKTTNVQNLRCMTTWCVIKSR; translated from the coding sequence ATGACCAATAACCTGAAAGACCTTCATGGCAATATCGATATCTACCTTTTCGATCAGTTACTAAAAGGCCGGTTTGACAATTGCCAAACTATACTGGATGCCGGTTGCGGCGGCGGGCGAAACCTGCATTATTTCATGAGTAACGGCTTTAACGTTTACGGCATAGATGCGGATGCAAACGCAATAGCGGCAGTACAGCAATTGTCGGCACGATTAGCGCCTGGTAACCCGGTAAACAACTTTGTTGTTTCAGGTTTGGAGGACTTGCCTTATACCGATAATTCCTTTGCTCTGGTGATTTGCAGCGGGGTGCTGCACTTTGCAACTGATGATGATCATTTTGATACCATGCTGCGATCTATGTGGCGTGTGTTAAAACCTGGTGGTTTCTTTTTTGCCCGGCTGGCTTCAAGCATTGGCATAGAAACATTAATTAAACCTTTAGGTAACAGCAGGTATTATTTGCCTGATGGCAGTATCCGGTACCTGGTTAACGAAGAAGCCCTGCTTAAATATACTACCGAATTGGGTGGTGAATTATTTGAACCGATTAAAACCACCAATGTGCAGAACCTGCGTTGTATGACTACTTGGTGTGTAATTAAGAGCAGATAA
- a CDS encoding carboxymuconolactone decarboxylase family protein, protein MNNRLKMDKVDPAAYKAMMALENYVNSTTLTTKHKDLIKIRVSQINGCAYCINMHTIDARKAGETEQRIYALSAWRETPFFDEEERAILALAEEMTHLGTHGVSDETYNAAAKLFTEQYLAYIIIAITTINAWNRIGVTLQLLLP, encoded by the coding sequence ATGAACAACAGATTAAAAATGGACAAGGTTGACCCAGCAGCTTATAAAGCCATGATGGCCCTTGAAAACTATGTAAACTCCACCACATTAACTACTAAACACAAAGACCTGATCAAGATCCGTGTATCGCAAATAAATGGTTGTGCCTATTGCATTAACATGCACACTATTGATGCCCGTAAAGCCGGCGAGACCGAGCAACGCATTTATGCTTTAAGCGCCTGGCGCGAGACACCGTTTTTTGATGAGGAGGAAAGGGCTATATTGGCTTTAGCCGAAGAAATGACCCATTTAGGTACTCACGGTGTTTCCGATGAAACCTATAATGCTGCTGCGAAACTTTTTACCGAACAATACCTGGCCTACATTATTATCGCGATAACTACCATTAATGCCTGGAACAGGATAGGGGTAACATTGCAATTGTTACTACCATAA
- a CDS encoding Crp/Fnr family transcriptional regulator — translation MYPELLTHIKKYVSLNQQDEELLCSKFEVKKLKKKEYLLQAGKVCPGNYFVVKGLLRQYFMNSKLNEQIIQFGLENWWIADHDSLLNSKPSTTYIQAIEPCELLLLSEKNQAELFQQIPQLESYFLLMMQKAFVAAQRRIGFIFNQSDEERYRNFISLFPGFVQRVPQYMLASYLGFTPQFLSRLRAKRV, via the coding sequence ATGTACCCCGAATTATTAACCCATATTAAAAAATACGTTTCGTTAAACCAACAGGATGAGGAATTACTGTGCAGTAAATTCGAGGTTAAAAAACTAAAAAAGAAAGAATACCTGTTACAAGCTGGTAAAGTATGCCCCGGTAATTATTTTGTGGTAAAAGGGCTGCTGCGCCAGTATTTTATGAATAGTAAATTAAACGAACAGATCATCCAGTTTGGCCTGGAAAACTGGTGGATAGCCGACCACGATAGTTTACTAAACAGCAAGCCTTCAACTACCTATATCCAGGCTATAGAACCCTGCGAGTTACTGCTGTTGTCTGAAAAAAACCAGGCTGAGCTGTTTCAACAGATACCGCAACTGGAAAGCTATTTTTTGCTGATGATGCAAAAAGCCTTTGTGGCCGCACAACGCCGCATTGGGTTTATATTTAACCAAAGCGATGAAGAACGTTATCGTAACTTTATAAGCCTGTTCCCCGGCTTTGTACAGCGCGTACCGCAGTATATGCTGGCATCGTACCTGGGCTTTACCCCGCAATTTTTAAGCAGGCTAAGGGCGAAGAGGGTTTGA